From the genome of Spinacia oleracea cultivar Varoflay chromosome 2, BTI_SOV_V1, whole genome shotgun sequence, one region includes:
- the LOC110787950 gene encoding heterogeneous nuclear ribonucleoprotein 1 codes for MVPKKAGINEVDGASPGKIFVGGLAKNTNLDTFTKYFEKYGEVIDSVIMKDRNTGQPRGFGFITYSDPSVVDTVIKEDHVINDKQVEIKRTIPKGAAQANGFKTKKIFVGGIPTTVTEDGLKDFFSKYGKVVEHEIILDHATKRSRGFGFVVFDNEKVVDDILADGNMIELDGSRVEIKKAEPKKASNPSSGSAFGSNSRVRTHGGNMRGYPDTYSGFGSGYSPASSYRAFGAYPSRMGDYGGYVGGDYGEGYGGFGGASSMAGYRGESSYGYSGRYGSYGGALGGGYGSGLGMFGRGDSYGGGSGSGAGSGSGSGSGSGAGYDSAPGYGSGPSGYGAGAMYGGREGYSSSSRYHPYAR; via the exons ATGGTTCCCAAGAAAGCAGGCATCAATGAAGTCGACGGCGCTAGCCCAGG CAAAATTTTCGTCGGAGGATTAGCAAAAAACACAAATCTTG ATACGTTTACCAAGTACTTTGAGAAGTATGGGGAAGTGATTGATAGTGTGATAATGAAAGATCGGAACACTGGACAACCAAGGGGTTTTGGGTTTATCACTTATTCTGATCCTTCTGTTGTTGATACCGTCATTAAGGAGGACCATGTGATTAATGACAAGCAG GTGGAAATCAAAAGGACAATACCTAAAGGTGCTGCACAAGCAAATGGTTTTAAGACTAAGAAGATCTTTGTTGGGGGCATTCCGACAACCGTGACAGAAG ATGGTTTGAAGGACTTCTTCTCAAAGTACGGTAAAGTTGTGGAACATGAGATCATTCTTGACCATGCTACAAAGCGATCTCGAGGATTTGGTTTCGTTGTGTTTGACAATGAAAAAGTTGTAGATGATATTCTGGCTGATGGAAACATGATCGAATTGGATGGTTCAAGG GTTGAGATCAAGAAGGCTGAACCAAAGAAAGCCTCAAACCCTTCCTCAGGTTCTGCATTTGGTAGTAACTCTAGGGTACGCACACATGGAGGTAATATGAGGGGGTACCCTGATACTTATAGTGGATTTGGAAGTGGTTATAGTCCTGCCTCCTCCTATAGGGCATTTGGAGCCTACCCTTCTAGGATGGGTGATTATGGAGGCTATGTAGGTGGTGATTATGGAGAAGGTTATGGTGGATTTGGTGGGGCTTCCAGTATGGCTGGGTATCGAGGAGAATCTTCTTATGGCTATTCTGGCCGTTATGGCTCATATGGTGGGGCTTTAGGTGGAGGATATGGTAGTGGCCTAGGGATGTTTGGCAGAGGTGATAGCTATGGTGGCGGTTCTGGTTCAGGGGCAGGTTCAGGGTCAGGGTCAGGGTCAGGTTCAGGTGCTGGCTATGACTCAGCTCCTGGCTATGGCTCAGGTCCTAGTGGATATGGAGCCGGAGCGATGTATGGAGGTAGGGAAGGCTATAGCAGCAGTAGTCGTTACCACCCCTATGCACGATAG